A portion of the Betta splendens chromosome 2, fBetSpl5.4, whole genome shotgun sequence genome contains these proteins:
- the harbi1 gene encoding putative nuclease HARBI1: MAISIAILDCDLLLHGRGHKTLDRFELDSVSDTILLTQFGFPRQFILYLVELLREALCRRTQRSRAISPEVQVLAALGFYTSGSFQTSMGDTIGISQASMSRCVSNVTRALVEKAPQFITFKSDASSREQSFQEFQRVAGFPGVLGVLDYVQVAIKAPNSEDSSYVNKKGFHSVGCQLVCDSRGLLLSAETHWPGGLKDTDVLETSALYKQMQGTEEGWLLGDRRYPLRKWLMTPVDHPESPAEFQYNLAHTATHEIVDRTFRAIQTRFKCLDGTKGYLQYSPERSSSILLACCVLHNASLQSGLDAWTLERTDPLEQPESLEQRPEDRDSQAEDLRKQLILKHFS; this comes from the exons ATGGCAATCTCTATAGCCATTTTGGACTGTGATCTCCTCTTACATGGTCGAGGTCATAAGACTCTGGACCGCTTTGAGCTGGACTCAGTCTCAGACACTATTCTCCTCACGCAGTTTGGCTTTCCTAGACAATTTATTCTATACCTGGTGGAATTACTCAGAGAG GCTCTTTGTAGAAGAACTCAGCGGTCCAGAGCAATCAGTCCTGAGGTCCAGGTGTTGGCTGCTTTGGGCTTCTACACATCTGGCTCCTTTCAGACGTCAATGGGAGATACTATAGGGATCAGCCAGGCTTCTATGTCAAGATGTGTGTCCAACGTGACCAGAGCACTGGTGGAGAAAGCTCCTCAATTCATCACATTCAAAAG TGATGCCTCCAGCAGAGAGCAGTCATTCCAGGAATTCCAGAGAGTTGCAGGATTCCCAGGCGTTCTGGGGGTGCTGGACTATGTTCAG GTTGCCATCAAAGCTCCTAACAGTGAGGACTCATCATACGTGAACAAGAAGGGGTTTCACTCTGTAGGCTGCCAGTTGGTTTGTGATTCCAGAGGATTGTTACTGAGTGCAGAAACCCACTGGCCAGGTGGACTCAAAGACACAGACGTTCTAGAAACCTCTGCTCTTTACAAACAGATGCAGGGCACGGAGGAAGGATGGCTGCTGG GTGACCGACGTTACCCTCTGAGGAAGTGGTTAATGACACCAGTTGACCACCCAGAATCTCCTGCAGAGTTTCAATATAATCTGGCTCATACTGCTACACATGAGATAGTGGACAGAACGTTCCGAGCAATCCAGACCAGATTTAAATGTTTAGATGGAACTAAAGGATATTTGCAG TATTCTCCAGAGAGAAGTTCATCCATCCTGCTGGCCTGCTGTGTCCTGCACAACGCCTCCCTGCAGTCTGGATTAGATGCCTGGACTCTAGAGAGGACTGATCCTCTGGAGCAGCCTGAGAGCCTGGAGCAGAGACCCGAGGACCGTGACAGCCAGGCGGAGGACCTTCGAAAACAGCTCATACTCAAACACTTCAGCTAG